Proteins from one Gossypium raimondii isolate GPD5lz chromosome 8, ASM2569854v1, whole genome shotgun sequence genomic window:
- the LOC105793346 gene encoding uncharacterized protein LOC105793346 — protein MRMVVDAFANGTLISKSYNEAYEIIERIASDNYQWLTNQATSRRRVVGIHEVDALTSLTSQVYSISSMLKNLTTNGSNSFVAQPPNQFENIDCVYYGEGHLFEECPSNPEFVYYMGNQNQNQGRQGLQSNFYNSSWRNHPNFSWSNQGAGTRKEHCKALTLRNGKTVESNTVEVGKEQVDAQDSKEVQPSVEIPFSLEPKSAKLNKVTSRLANSDQLTMSLDVELPPNMNQPESVPVIKPPPPNTQRLHMNIPLVEALEQMPNYVKFMKDILSKK, from the exons AtgaggatggtagtggatgcCTTTGCTAATGGTACTCTgatttctaagtcttataatgaagCTTACGAAAttattgagaggattgccagtGACAATTATCAATGGCTGACCAATCAAGCAACATCGAGAAGGCGAGTCGttggaatacatgaagtggacGCTCTCACTTCACTTACATCTCAGGTATAttcaatatcctcaatgcttaaGAATCTTACCACTAATGGGTCTAACAGTTTTGTAGCCCAACCACCTaaccaatttgagaatatagACTGTGTGTATTatggggaaggacatttgtttgaagaatgtccatcgaaccccGAATTCgtatattacatgggtaaccaaaaccaaaaccaaggGAGGCAAGGACTGCAATCTAACTTTTATAACTCATCATGGCGAAATCACCCGAATTTttcctggagtaaccaaggggctggAACCA GGAAGGAACATTGTAAGGCATTGACATTGAGGAACGGAAAGACAGTAGAGTCCAACACTGTCGAAGTTGGAAAGGAGCAAGTTGATGCTCAAGATTCAAaagaagttcaaccaagtgttgaaattccatTTTCACTAGAACCAAAATCTGCAAAACTCAACAAAGTAACCTCAAGACTAGCTAATTCTGATCAACTAACAATGTCGTTAGATGTAGAATTGCCGCCAAATATGAATCAACCAGAATCAGTCCCAGTAATAAAACCACCACCACCCAACACTCAAAGACTTCACATGAACATCCcattggttgaagcacttgagcaAATGCCGAACTACGTcaagttcatgaaagatatcttgTCTAAGAAATGA